The genomic segment GTGGTGTGCTGTATGCCTTACTGGCGGGCTTAATGTGGGGACTGATTTTTGTCGGACCACTGATCGTGCCTGAATACCCGGCAATACTCCAGTCGATGGGACGTTATCTGGCGCTGGGGCTGATTGCCCTGCCGCTGGCCTGGTTCGGCCGCGCAAGGTTAAAACAGCTTGCTCGTCGCGACTGGCTGACCGCGCTGGCATTAACCATGATGGGAAATCTGATCTATTACGCCTGCCTTGCCAGCGCTATCCAGCGAACGGGCGCGCCGGTATCGACCATGATCATCGGCACCCTGCCGGTCGTGCTCCCGGTATTTGCCAATCTATTGTACAGCCAGCGCGACGGAAAACTCTCGTGGCGGCGGCTGGCCCCCTCTCTGGTGTTTATTGCCGTGGGATTAGTCTGCGTCAATATCGCTGAACTGCGTCACGGTTTGCCTGATTTTAGCTGGCAGCGGTATGGCTCAGGCGTCGGTCTCGCACTGATCGCTGTAGTTTGTTGGGCATGGTTCGCCTTACGTAATGCGCGGTGGCTACGTGAAAACCCGGACAAACATCCGATGATGTGGGCTACTGCACAGGCACTGGTTACGCTGCCGGTATCACTCATCGGGTATATCGTCGCCTGTATCTGGCTGGAAGGCCAGCAACCGGCGTTCGACCTGCCGTTTGGGCCACGCCCGGCGCTATTTATCACGCTGATGGTGACTATCGCCATTCTCTGCTCATGGGTTGGGGCGCTATGCTGGAACATCGCCAGCCAGCGCTTGCCTACGGTGATTGTCGGCCCACTCATTGTATTCGAGACCCTGGCCGGATTGTTGTATACCTTTCTGCTACGTCAGAGCCTGCCGCCGCTGCTCACTCTCAGCGGAATTATTCTGCTGGCGCTTGGGGTTGTACTGGCAGTGCGGGCAAAGCCCGACAGACCGCTAACACAAGAAATAACGTAGCTGACTATCCCAAAGGGGTATTTCCTCTCACTAAAGATGCATTTAAAATGCATCTTATATTTTTGATGATGAGGTAACTGCTATGACCTACCGTGACCAGGCTTTAGGTGAGCTGGCGCTCTCTATTCCGCGCGCCTCCGCGCTGTTTCGTAAATACGATCTGGATTATTGCTGCGGCGGCAAACAGACGCTGGCGCGCGCTGCACAACGTAAAGAGCTTAACGTAGCGGTTATCGAAGACGAGCTGGCTGCGCTGGCTGAGCAGCCAATTGAAAAAGACTGGCGCGTTGTGCCGCTGGCAGACATCATCGATCACATTATCGTGCGTTATCATGACAGACACCGCGAGCAACTGCCGGAGCTGATCCTTCAGGCGACTAAAGTGGAACGCGTTCATGCCGATAAACCCGGCGTCCCGCACGGCCTGACCAAATACCTGACCGCGCTGCATCAGGAATTATCCAGCCACATGATGAAAGAGGAGCAGATCCTGTTTCCGATGATCAAACAAGGCATGGGCCGCCAGGCCGCAGGCCCGATTTCCGTAATGGAAAGCGAGCATGACGACGCGGGCGAACTGGTCGAGGTGATCAAGCATGTAACGCAGAATGTGACGCCGCCGGCGGAGGCCTGTACCACCTGGAAAGCGATGTATAAAGGCATCAACGAGATGATCGATGATCTAATGGAGCATATCAGCCTCGAAAATAACGTGTTATTCCCGCGCGCGCTGGCGGGCGAATAATATAAAAAAGGTGCCCTGAGGCACCTTCATTTATGGACGTTTCTGGCCGCCCTAAAAGCGGCCTTTTTTATAATACTTAGCCGTATTAACGACCTGAACGTGCCAGCCGTTTTTTACGCATCAACAGCCAGAACGCACCCAGTACCACGAACCACAGCGGCGTCACCATCAGCGCCTGACGGGTATCATCTTCCAGCGACAACAGAACCAGCACAAACGCAAAAAAGGCCATACAAACCCAGCACATCAGCCTGCCGAGCGGCATTTTGAATGTTGACTGTGCATGTAAATGTGGGCGTTTTTTACGATACACCAGATACGAACACATGATGATGGTCCAGACGAACATAAAGAGGATCGCTGAGACAGTCGTCACCAGGGTAAAGGCGGCGATCACATCCGGCTTCAGGTAAATCAGCACTACACCGCCCAGCAGGCAGACGCAGGAGAAGGTCAGCCCGGTTGCCGGAACGGCGCGTTTTGACAGTTTACGGAAGCTTTTCGGCGCGACGCCATCCTGCGCGAGGCCAAACAGCATACGGCTGGTAGAAAATACGCCGCTGTTGGCCGACGAGGCGGCCGACGTCAGCACCACAAAGTTGATGATACTCGCCGCTGCCGGCAAGCCCACCAGCACGAACAGTTCCACAAACGGGCTTTTATTCGGCACTACGGAGTTCCACGGCGTCACTGACATAATGACGATCAGGGCCAGCACATAGAACATGATGATGCGCAGCGGAATAGAATTAATGGCACGCGGCAGGGATTTTTCGGGATCTTTAGTTTCTGCAGCGGTAGTCCCGACCAGTTCAATGCCGACGAAGGCAAAAACAGCAATCTGGAACCCGGCAAAGAATCCGCTAATGCCTTTCGGGAACCAGCCGCCGTTATCCCACAAGTGGGTAAAGGAGGCTTCAACGCCGGTTGGCGACTGAAAATGCATCAGGACCATCACCAGGCCCACAATAATCAGACCAACGATGGCGACGATTTTAATCATCGCAAACCAGAATTCCATCTCGCCGAACATTTTTACCGTGGCAAGATTTAGTCCCAGCAGCAGCAGGATCACCGCAAGTGAAGCGACCCATTCCGACAGACCGGGAAACCAGAACTGCGCATAGGCGGTGATCGCCACCACGTCGGCCATGCCGGTCACCACCCAGCAGAACCAGTAGGTCCAGCCGGTAAAATAGCCAGCCCACGGGCCAAGCAGATCCGCGGCAAAGTCGCTGAAGGATTTGTATTCGAGATTCGACAGCAGCAACTCACCCATTGCTCGCATAACGAAAAACAGCATAAAACCGATAATCATATACACAAAAATGATCGACGGTCCGGCAAGGCTAATGGTTTTACCGGAACCCATAAACAGGCCGGTGCCGATTGCGCCACCAATGGCAATAAGTTGAATGTGTCGATTAGTGAGATTACGCCGCAGAGACTGCTCGCCGGATGCCGGTTCATCGGCAACGGTTTTTATTTGATCTACCATGTGATTATCTTCCTGTGTACCTGTCTGTGTTGTTCAGGCTCTGATGGCCTTTTAATGTGTCTTTTTTGACGTTCCCGTTACAGGGTCCATCGATAGTAGGGAAGAATCGGCAGGATGAATACCTGGAAATGGCGCTAATGTTAAATTTATGTTTAAACTGAGTGTTATATCACTGAGATAATGATAAACAGCTCACAAAAATACACTCAGTGAACGTATTTGCAAGATAAAACACCAGTATTGTTCTGATTTAAGCATCTTGCACTGAAAGCGCCCTCGTACGACGTCATACGAGGGCAAATGACATTTACAGAATTTCCAGCAGTTCGACTTCAAAAACCAGCGTGCTGAACGGTGGAATAGAGGCACCCGCGCCGCGTTCGCCATAGGCCAGGTTCTGCGGAATAGTCAGTTCCCATTTAGAGCCAACCGGCATCAGAGTCAGGGCTTCAATCCAGCCTGGGATCACACCATTTACCGGGAATTCAGCCGGCTCACCGCGCGCGACAGAGCTGTCAAACACCGAGCCGTCAATCAGTTTGCCGGTGTAGTGTACGCGAACGTGATCGGTGCGTGACGGAATAGCGCCTTCGCCCTGAGTAATTACGCGAAACTGTAAGCCAGACTCGGTGCTGTTAACGCCTTCACGCGCCGCGTTTTCTTCCAGATACGTAACGCCATCTGCCGCCATTGACTGGAAACGTTCGCGACGTACGGCGTCCGCACGCTCATGAATTTCACGCAGCGCACGATGCACAACATCAACGGGTACGGCCGGATGTTTGCCTTCCAGTGCATCGGCGATACCCGCAACCAGCGCTTCTGGCAGCAGCCCTTCCAGGCCAGACTCGCTCAGCTGCTGTCCTACCTGTAAACCGATACCGTAACTTGCCTGCGCTTCGATGGTGTCAAAAGTTGGGGTCGTCATCGTCTTTCCTTTTCATGCAGTTTAAGTAGCGGGCAGCATATCAGTCACGCCGCATCGGGTAAAACTTTGTCGCAGGAATGATGACAAATCGCACTGAAACAGAAACAATATGCGAGCAGGCGTTTTCCCATTCTGATGTTGCCCAGTCTTTCTTTACTGCGTACATCAGACAGTTAGCCAACTATACTGATGTAACAGGATTAAAATATGCGGAGCAGGAGGAAAGCCATGCCCGGGCGCGTTGACCTAAAATCTACCCTGGCGAGGATCTGGTATGCACCGGATCACTTTCGCCTGATGGACCCGCTCCCGCCGATGCATCGGCGGGGAATTATTATTGCTGCGCTGGTGGTGGTTATTGGCTTCCTGCTACCGTCCGGCGACGACACGGCCTCTCAGCCGGTTACGCGCGACGCACAGCTGGATCTTCAGACTTCGCCGCAGCAACAGCCAATGCCGACCCAGCTGGTCGCGCCGTCTAACGATCCTGGCGCAGTGGCTCCTGTAGAGCCGGAGCCTATTCAGGAGCTGCCAGACGACCAGGTACAGGTTCAGACGCAGCCGGAGAACACACAGCAAGCATCAACACCCGGTATTGACCAGCAGTGGCGCGCTTATCGCGTTGGCGCAGGTAAAACGCTGGCGCAGGTATTCCGCGATCATAATCTTCCACCAACGGATGTGTATGCCATGGCGAAGGTCGAGGGTGCAGGCAAGCCGCTTAGTACGCTGCAATCGGGTCAGATGGTGAAGATCCGGCAAAACGCCAGCGGTGTGGTAACCGGTTTGACAATTGATATGGGCAACGGGCAGCAGGCGTTGTTTACTCGCCAGCCGGACGGGAATTTTATCCGCGCGCAATAATAAGCAGGATCTTCCGTGCAGTACGCACCGAAGCACACGTCAGAAAAGCAAAACGCCGACCCAGGGTCGGCGTTTTTACGCGTATTTCAGAATAAAAACTTATTCTGCAACTACGTTTACAGTCAGCTTAGCGAACACTTCGCTGTGAACCTGGAAGTCCACTTCGTGTGCGCCAGTGGTACGCAGAACGCCGTTCGGTAAACGAACTTCGCTCTTAGCTACGTCAACGCCAGCTGCAGTTACAGCGTCAGCGATGTCGCGAGTACCGATGGAACCGAACAGTTTACCTTCGTCGCCAGATTTGGACGCGATGGTGACGGTTTCCAGTGCGTTGATTTTCTCAGCACGTGCATTGGCAGCAGCCAGAACGTCAGCCAGTTTGGCTTCCAGTTCAGCGCGACGGCCTTCGAAAAATTCAACGTTTTTCTTGGTAGCAGGAACAGCTTTACCCTGCGGTACCAGGAAGTTACGAGCATAACCCGCTTTAACGTTAACCTGATCACCCAGGCTACCCAGGTTTGCTACTTTATCAAGCAGAATAACTTGCATTACCTTATCCTCTCAAAGTCGTATTAATGGACCGTGACCGATTACTGATGACGATCAGTGTACGGCAGCAGGGACAGGTAGCGAGCGCGTTTGATTGCGCGAGCCAGCTGACGCTGATATTTTGCACGGGTACCGGTGATACGGCTCGGGACAATCTTACCGCTTTCGGTGATGTAGTTTTTCAGCGTAGCGATGTCTTTATAGTCAATCTCTTGAACGCCTTCCGCGGTGAAACGGCAGAACTTGCGACGACGGAAATAACGTGCCATATGGCTAGTCTCCAGAATCTATCAATTCAATCTGCTCGGCATGCAGAACCATTTTGCTCAGGCCGTTCTTTGCCTTGTGGCAAGAAATGAACCCCTGAACGATTACTGCGCTACCGACCGTTATACTGTGAGTAATGGCCTGGTTTTCGTGTCCGCTAATAATAACGGGCATTTGGCACCACGCCTGCCGGTGAAAACCGGCTTCCTCCTGCACAGAACGATGCTCAAGCACGAACTGGCAATGAGGAATTCCTGATGGGCTGACCTTTCGAAGGGGCATCCTGCACACGGTGCCGGACAACACCAGACGGTTGGTCATCAGAAATTACTCTTCAGAATCCCCAGCATCAGCATCATCTGCGGTTTCGTTTGCGAAATCATCGCGACGCTCACGGCGCTCGTCTTTCGCTTTAACCATCGGAGATGCTTCGGTAACCGCGTTTTTAGTACGCATTACCATGCTACGGATAACGGCATCGTTGAAGCGGAAGTTTGTTTCCAGCTCATCGATCACTTCCTGCGGCGCTTCAACGTTCAGCAGAACGTAGTGTGCTTTGTGCAGTTTGTTGATCGGGTAAGCCAGCTGACGGCGGCCCCAGTCTTCCAGACGGTGGATCGTGCCTTCTGCTGCAGTGATTGCACCAGTGTAGCGTTCGATCATGCCCGGAACCTGTTCGCTCTGGTCAGGATGGACCATAAAAACGATTTCGTAATGACGCATCGAATTGCTCCTTACGGATTATTCAGCCTCCTGTCTGGGTCAGCCGAGGCCCATGGAGGCAAGGAACGTGTTAAAGGTCGGCCGAAAAATGACGCGTCATAGTACTAGCGCCCCCCAATAAACTCAAGCGAATTGCACATAAAGTTTGCACAACGCGTGCGGACGTGCGAGGGCGATCG from the Klebsiella sp. RIT-PI-d genome contains:
- the fklB gene encoding FKBP-type peptidyl-prolyl cis-trans isomerase gives rise to the protein MTTPTFDTIEAQASYGIGLQVGQQLSESGLEGLLPEALVAGIADALEGKHPAVPVDVVHRALREIHERADAVRRERFQSMAADGVTYLEENAAREGVNSTESGLQFRVITQGEGAIPSRTDHVRVHYTGKLIDGSVFDSSVARGEPAEFPVNGVIPGWIEALTLMPVGSKWELTIPQNLAYGERGAGASIPPFSTLVFEVELLEIL
- the rpsF gene encoding 30S ribosomal protein S6; translated protein: MRHYEIVFMVHPDQSEQVPGMIERYTGAITAAEGTIHRLEDWGRRQLAYPINKLHKAHYVLLNVEAPQEVIDELETNFRFNDAVIRSMVMRTKNAVTEASPMVKAKDERRERRDDFANETADDADAGDSEE
- the ytfE gene encoding iron-sulfur cluster repair protein YtfE; translation: MTYRDQALGELALSIPRASALFRKYDLDYCCGGKQTLARAAQRKELNVAVIEDELAALAEQPIEKDWRVVPLADIIDHIIVRYHDRHREQLPELILQATKVERVHADKPGVPHGLTKYLTALHQELSSHMMKEEQILFPMIKQGMGRQAAGPISVMESEHDDAGELVEVIKHVTQNVTPPAEACTTWKAMYKGINEMIDDLMEHISLENNVLFPRALAGE
- the priB gene encoding primosomal replication protein N; this encodes MTNRLVLSGTVCRMPLRKVSPSGIPHCQFVLEHRSVQEEAGFHRQAWCQMPVIISGHENQAITHSITVGSAVIVQGFISCHKAKNGLSKMVLHAEQIELIDSGD
- a CDS encoding DMT family transporter produces the protein MISGVLYALLAGLMWGLIFVGPLIVPEYPAILQSMGRYLALGLIALPLAWFGRARLKQLARRDWLTALALTMMGNLIYYACLASAIQRTGAPVSTMIIGTLPVVLPVFANLLYSQRDGKLSWRRLAPSLVFIAVGLVCVNIAELRHGLPDFSWQRYGSGVGLALIAVVCWAWFALRNARWLRENPDKHPMMWATAQALVTLPVSLIGYIVACIWLEGQQPAFDLPFGPRPALFITLMVTIAILCSWVGALCWNIASQRLPTVIVGPLIVFETLAGLLYTFLLRQSLPPLLTLSGIILLALGVVLAVRAKPDRPLTQEIT
- the rpsR gene encoding 30S ribosomal protein S18 — encoded protein: MARYFRRRKFCRFTAEGVQEIDYKDIATLKNYITESGKIVPSRITGTRAKYQRQLARAIKRARYLSLLPYTDRHQ
- the rplI gene encoding 50S ribosomal protein L9, producing MQVILLDKVANLGSLGDQVNVKAGYARNFLVPQGKAVPATKKNVEFFEGRRAELEAKLADVLAAANARAEKINALETVTIASKSGDEGKLFGSIGTRDIADAVTAAGVDVAKSEVRLPNGVLRTTGAHEVDFQVHSEVFAKLTVNVVAE
- the cycA gene encoding D-serine/D-alanine/glycine transporter, with the translated sequence MVDQIKTVADEPASGEQSLRRNLTNRHIQLIAIGGAIGTGLFMGSGKTISLAGPSIIFVYMIIGFMLFFVMRAMGELLLSNLEYKSFSDFAADLLGPWAGYFTGWTYWFCWVVTGMADVVAITAYAQFWFPGLSEWVASLAVILLLLGLNLATVKMFGEMEFWFAMIKIVAIVGLIIVGLVMVLMHFQSPTGVEASFTHLWDNGGWFPKGISGFFAGFQIAVFAFVGIELVGTTAAETKDPEKSLPRAINSIPLRIIMFYVLALIVIMSVTPWNSVVPNKSPFVELFVLVGLPAAASIINFVVLTSAASSANSGVFSTSRMLFGLAQDGVAPKSFRKLSKRAVPATGLTFSCVCLLGGVVLIYLKPDVIAAFTLVTTVSAILFMFVWTIIMCSYLVYRKKRPHLHAQSTFKMPLGRLMCWVCMAFFAFVLVLLSLEDDTRQALMVTPLWFVVLGAFWLLMRKKRLARSGR
- a CDS encoding OapA family protein — translated: MPGRVDLKSTLARIWYAPDHFRLMDPLPPMHRRGIIIAALVVVIGFLLPSGDDTASQPVTRDAQLDLQTSPQQQPMPTQLVAPSNDPGAVAPVEPEPIQELPDDQVQVQTQPENTQQASTPGIDQQWRAYRVGAGKTLAQVFRDHNLPPTDVYAMAKVEGAGKPLSTLQSGQMVKIRQNASGVVTGLTIDMGNGQQALFTRQPDGNFIRAQ